Proteins encoded in a region of the Streptomyces sp. PCS3-D2 genome:
- a CDS encoding WhiB family transcriptional regulator produces MADFSRLPGPNADLWDWQLLAACRGVDSSLFFHPEGERGAARSAREASAKEVCMRCPVRSECAAHALAVREPYGVWGGLTEDEREELMGRARHRLIPASSAIGPIAPH; encoded by the coding sequence ATGGCAGATTTCTCCCGCCTCCCCGGACCGAACGCCGACCTCTGGGACTGGCAGCTGCTAGCCGCCTGCCGCGGGGTCGACAGCTCCCTCTTCTTCCACCCGGAGGGCGAGCGGGGCGCGGCCAGGAGCGCGCGCGAGGCCTCGGCTAAAGAGGTCTGCATGCGATGCCCGGTTCGTTCGGAATGCGCCGCGCACGCACTCGCCGTCCGTGAGCCCTACGGGGTGTGGGGCGGCCTCACCGAGGACGAGCGCGAGGAACTGATGGGCCGCGCCCGGCACCGACTGATCCCCGCGTCGAGTGCGATCGGACCGATCGCGCCGCACTGA
- a CDS encoding sigma-70 family RNA polymerase sigma factor, which translates to MRDDEAPGSPAATGPTGAAAGGGTGGVSALVRRAVEGDEQATHDLLAFVHPLAIRYCRTRLSRLPGDARHFVEDLAQEVCVAVLMALPRYRDTGRPFEAFVFAIAAHKVADLQRAAMRHPGSTAVPSDEMPERPDDSLGPEERALLSSDAAWAKKLLANLPENQRELLVLRVAVGLTAEETGQMLGMSPGAVRVAQHRALSRLRALAEQ; encoded by the coding sequence ATGCGCGACGACGAGGCCCCGGGGTCCCCTGCGGCCACAGGCCCCACCGGCGCCGCCGCCGGCGGCGGCACCGGGGGCGTCAGTGCGCTCGTGCGCCGAGCGGTGGAGGGCGACGAGCAGGCCACCCACGACCTGCTCGCCTTCGTGCACCCCCTCGCCATCCGCTACTGCCGCACCAGGCTGTCCCGGCTCCCGGGTGACGCCCGGCACTTCGTCGAGGACCTGGCGCAGGAGGTCTGCGTCGCCGTCCTGATGGCGCTGCCGCGCTACCGGGACACCGGCCGCCCCTTCGAGGCCTTCGTCTTCGCCATCGCCGCGCACAAGGTCGCCGACCTGCAGCGGGCTGCCATGCGGCACCCGGGCAGCACGGCCGTGCCGTCGGACGAGATGCCCGAGCGGCCGGACGACTCGCTGGGCCCGGAGGAGCGCGCGCTGCTCAGCAGCGACGCCGCCTGGGCCAAGAAGCTGCTGGCGAACCTTCCGGAGAACCAGCGCGAACTCCTCGTACTGCGGGTGGCCGTCGGGCTGACCGCGGAGGAGACCGGCCAGATGCTCGGGATGTCCCCCGGAGCCGTGCGCGTGGCCCAGCACCGGGCCCTCAGCCGGCTCCGCGCGCTCGCCGAGCAGTAG
- a CDS encoding response regulator transcription factor has product MTSVLVCDDSPLAREALRRAVATVPGVERVTTAANGEEVLRRWGADRSDLILMDVRMPGLGGVETVRRLLSADPGARIIMLTVAEDLDGVALAVAAGARGYLHKDASRAELRATVTQALADPTWRLAPRRLRSAEMGAAPTLTAREIQVLEGMSHGRSNAEIGRELFLSEDTVKTHARRLFKKLGASDRAHAVALGFRWGLVR; this is encoded by the coding sequence ATGACATCCGTCCTCGTCTGCGACGACTCCCCGCTTGCCCGAGAGGCGCTCCGTCGCGCGGTTGCCACCGTGCCCGGCGTCGAGCGTGTGACGACGGCTGCCAACGGCGAGGAAGTCCTCCGCCGCTGGGGCGCCGACCGCTCCGACCTGATCCTGATGGATGTGCGGATGCCCGGGCTCGGCGGTGTGGAGACGGTCCGCCGCCTCCTCTCGGCCGACCCCGGCGCCCGCATCATCATGCTGACGGTCGCCGAGGACCTGGACGGCGTGGCCCTCGCGGTCGCCGCCGGCGCCCGCGGCTACCTGCACAAGGACGCCTCGCGCGCCGAACTGCGGGCCACGGTCACCCAAGCCCTCGCCGACCCGACCTGGCGGCTGGCCCCGCGCCGGCTGCGCTCCGCCGAGATGGGCGCCGCGCCCACCCTCACCGCGCGCGAGATCCAGGTGCTGGAGGGCATGAGCCACGGCCGGTCCAACGCGGAGATCGGCCGCGAGCTCTTCCTCTCGGAGGACACGGTCAAGACGCACGCCCGCCGGCTGTTCAAGAAGCTCGGCGCCTCGGACCGCGCGCACGCCGTGGCGCTCGGTTTCCGCTGGGGTCTCGTCCGCTGA
- a CDS encoding glycerol-3-phosphate dehydrogenase/oxidase translates to MRTATLGPAQRAAAFTRMAERELDVLVVGAGVVGAGTALDAVTRGLSTGLVEARDWASGTSSRSSKLIHGGLRYLEMLDFALVREALKERGLLLERLAPHLVKPVPFLYPLQHKGWERLYAGAGVALYDAMSVSSGHGRGLPVHRHLSRARALRVAPALRKDALVGALQYYDAQMDDARYVTTLVRTAAAYGAHCANRARVVGFLREGERVVGARVRDVEGGVEYEIRAKQVVNATGVWTDDTQALIGERGQFHVRASKGIHLVVPKDRIHSTTGLILRTEKSVLFVIPWGRHWIVGTTDTDWDLDKAHPAASSADIDYVLEHVNSVLAVPLTRDDVQGVYAGLRPLLAGESDATSKLSREHTVAHPVPGLVVVAGGKYTTYRVMAKDAVDEAVHGLDQRVAPCVTEDVPLVGAEGYRALWNGRARIAARTGLHVVRVEHLLNRYGTLTEELLDLVASDPELGRAVTGADDYLRAEIVYAASHEGARHLDDVLTRRTRISIETFDRGTRSARECAELMAPVLGWDEQQTAKEVEHYEKRVQAERESQRQPDDQTADAARLGAPDIVPL, encoded by the coding sequence GTGAGGACAGCGACACTGGGGCCGGCGCAGCGAGCCGCCGCCTTCACCCGGATGGCCGAACGGGAACTGGACGTGCTCGTCGTGGGCGCGGGCGTGGTCGGCGCCGGTACCGCACTCGACGCCGTGACCAGGGGCCTGTCCACCGGCCTGGTGGAGGCGCGGGACTGGGCCTCCGGGACCTCCAGCCGGTCGAGCAAGCTGATCCACGGCGGCCTGCGCTATCTGGAGATGCTCGACTTCGCCCTCGTACGGGAGGCGCTCAAGGAGCGCGGCCTGCTGCTGGAGCGCCTCGCGCCGCACCTGGTCAAGCCCGTGCCCTTCCTGTACCCCTTGCAGCACAAGGGCTGGGAGCGGCTCTACGCCGGCGCGGGCGTGGCGCTGTACGACGCGATGTCGGTTTCCAGCGGGCACGGCCGGGGTCTGCCGGTGCACCGCCACCTCTCGCGCGCCCGGGCGCTGCGGGTGGCGCCGGCGCTGCGTAAGGACGCCCTGGTGGGAGCCCTCCAGTACTACGACGCCCAGATGGACGACGCCCGGTACGTCACCACGCTCGTGCGGACGGCCGCGGCGTACGGTGCGCACTGCGCCAACCGGGCGAGGGTCGTCGGGTTCCTGCGCGAGGGCGAACGGGTGGTCGGCGCGCGGGTGCGGGACGTGGAGGGCGGCGTCGAGTACGAGATCCGCGCGAAGCAGGTGGTGAATGCCACCGGGGTGTGGACGGACGACACCCAGGCGCTGATCGGCGAGCGCGGGCAGTTCCACGTGCGGGCCTCCAAGGGCATCCACCTGGTCGTGCCCAAGGACCGCATCCACTCGACCACCGGGTTGATCCTGCGGACCGAGAAGTCGGTGCTGTTCGTCATCCCGTGGGGGCGGCACTGGATCGTGGGGACCACGGACACCGACTGGGACCTGGACAAGGCGCACCCTGCGGCATCGAGTGCGGACATCGACTACGTGTTGGAACACGTGAACTCGGTGCTGGCCGTGCCGCTGACGCGCGACGACGTCCAGGGCGTCTACGCCGGCCTGCGGCCGCTGCTGGCCGGCGAGTCCGACGCGACGAGCAAGCTCTCCCGCGAGCACACGGTCGCGCATCCGGTGCCGGGGCTGGTGGTGGTCGCCGGCGGCAAGTACACGACGTACCGGGTCATGGCGAAGGACGCGGTCGACGAGGCCGTGCACGGACTGGACCAGCGGGTGGCGCCGTGCGTGACGGAGGACGTGCCGCTGGTGGGGGCCGAGGGGTACCGGGCCCTGTGGAACGGACGGGCCAGGATCGCCGCCCGGACGGGCCTTCACGTGGTGCGGGTGGAACACCTGTTGAACCGGTACGGGACGCTGACGGAGGAACTGCTGGACCTCGTCGCCTCCGATCCGGAACTGGGGCGGGCGGTGACCGGCGCGGACGACTACCTGCGGGCGGAGATCGTCTACGCCGCCTCGCACGAGGGCGCGCGGCACCTGGACGACGTGCTGACACGGCGGACGCGGATCTCGATCGAGACCTTCGACCGGGGGACCCGGTCGGCCCGGGAGTGCGCGGAGTTGATGGCACCGGTGCTGGGGTGGGACGAGCAGCAGACCGCGAAGGAAGTGGAGCACTACGAGAAGAGGGTCCAGGCCGAGCGGGAATCGCAGCGTCAGCCGGACGACCAGACGGCGGACGCTGCACGGCTGGGAGCGCCCGACATCGTTCCGTTGTAA
- a CDS encoding nucleotide sugar dehydrogenase yields the protein MPADLAVIGLGHLGLPLAQAAVAAGIETVGYESGPVTDSTLSAAEIRRMSAAGFRVTTNPAELGRVRTAVICAPTRLGADRALDLSAVGDAGRALAARLRPHTTVILESAAHPGVTEDYLRPILEEGSGLRAGRDFHLAYSPSRLDPGNRTHGISNTPKVIGGLTPACTESAHAFYARLTEKVVRARGLREAETVQLLETNYRHVNIALMNEMAVLCHDLGVDLWDVIRCAETKPYGYQAFRPGPGVGGHGVPLDPNYLPHTSRTPGHPLRMVGLAQEINDRMPQYVIQRSATLLNEHGKSARGARVLLLGVTYKPDLADQEGSPAGEIASRLIDLGALISYHDPYITGWRVRDRPVPRAESLYEAAANADLTILLQHHRTYDMQALAVKAQLLLDTRGASPVGAAHRL from the coding sequence ATGCCCGCAGACCTCGCCGTCATCGGACTCGGCCACCTCGGCCTTCCGCTCGCCCAGGCGGCCGTCGCCGCCGGAATCGAGACGGTCGGCTACGAGAGCGGCCCGGTCACCGACTCCACTCTCTCCGCTGCCGAGATCCGCCGCATGTCGGCGGCCGGCTTCCGGGTCACCACCAACCCCGCCGAGCTCGGCCGGGTCCGCACGGCCGTCATCTGCGCCCCCACCCGGCTCGGCGCCGACCGCGCGCTGGACCTCTCCGCCGTGGGCGACGCGGGCCGCGCCCTCGCCGCGCGGCTGCGCCCGCACACCACGGTGATCCTCGAATCCGCCGCGCACCCCGGCGTCACCGAGGACTACCTGCGGCCGATCCTGGAGGAGGGGTCCGGGCTCCGCGCCGGCCGGGACTTCCACCTGGCCTACTCCCCCAGCCGCCTCGACCCCGGCAACCGGACCCACGGCATCTCCAACACCCCCAAGGTGATCGGCGGCCTCACCCCCGCCTGCACGGAGTCGGCGCACGCCTTCTACGCCCGCCTCACCGAGAAGGTGGTCCGCGCCCGGGGCCTGCGCGAGGCCGAGACCGTGCAACTCCTCGAAACCAACTACCGCCACGTCAACATCGCCCTGATGAACGAGATGGCCGTGCTCTGCCACGACCTCGGCGTCGACCTGTGGGACGTCATCCGCTGCGCCGAGACCAAGCCGTACGGCTACCAGGCCTTCCGCCCCGGACCCGGCGTCGGCGGCCACGGCGTCCCGCTCGACCCGAACTACCTGCCCCACACCAGCCGCACCCCCGGGCACCCACTGCGGATGGTCGGCCTGGCGCAGGAGATCAACGACCGGATGCCGCAGTACGTCATCCAGCGCTCCGCCACCCTGCTGAACGAGCACGGCAAATCGGCTCGCGGGGCCCGCGTCCTGCTGCTCGGGGTCACGTACAAGCCCGATCTCGCCGACCAGGAGGGCTCCCCGGCCGGCGAGATCGCCAGCCGCCTCATCGACCTCGGCGCCCTGATCAGCTACCACGACCCCTACATCACGGGCTGGCGGGTCAGGGACCGGCCGGTCCCCCGCGCCGAGTCCCTGTACGAGGCCGCGGCCAACGCCGACCTGACGATCCTCCTCCAGCACCACCGGACCTACGACATGCAGGCCCTTGCCGTGAAGGCGCAGCTGCTCCTGGACACCCGCGGCGCCAGCCCGGTGGGCGCGGCCCACCGCCTCTGA
- a CDS encoding GuaB3 family IMP dehydrogenase-related protein, translating to MTEIEIGRGKRGRRAYAFDDIAIVPSRRTRDPKEVSIAWQIDAYRFELPFLAAPMDSVVSPQTAIRIGELGGLGVLNLEGLWTRYEDPQPLLDEIAELDEESATRRLQEIYSAPIQADLIRRRIKEVRDSGVVTAAALSPQRTAEFSKAVVDAGVDIFVIRGTTVSAEHVSGAAEPLNLKQFIYELDVPVIVGGCATYTAALHLMRTGAAGVLVGFGGGAAHTTRNVLGIQVPMATAVADVAAARRDYMDESGGRYVHVIADGGVGWSGDIPKAVACGADAVMMGSPLARATDAPGKGNHWGMEAVHEDVPRGKKVDLGTVGTTEEILTGPSHSPDGSMNIFGALRRSMATTGYSELKEFQRVEVTVADSQHRR from the coding sequence GTGACTGAGATCGAGATCGGGCGCGGCAAGCGCGGCCGCAGGGCGTACGCGTTCGACGACATCGCCATCGTCCCGAGCCGGCGTACCCGGGACCCGAAGGAGGTCTCGATCGCCTGGCAGATCGACGCGTACCGCTTCGAGCTCCCCTTCCTGGCCGCCCCCATGGACTCGGTCGTCTCCCCGCAGACCGCCATCCGCATCGGCGAGCTCGGCGGTCTCGGCGTGCTGAACCTCGAAGGCCTGTGGACCCGCTACGAGGACCCGCAGCCGCTCCTCGACGAGATCGCGGAGCTGGACGAGGAGTCGGCCACCCGCCGCCTCCAGGAGATCTACTCCGCGCCGATCCAGGCCGACCTGATCCGCCGGCGGATCAAGGAGGTGCGCGACTCGGGCGTCGTCACCGCCGCCGCGCTCTCCCCGCAGCGCACCGCCGAGTTCTCCAAGGCCGTCGTCGACGCGGGCGTGGACATCTTCGTCATCCGCGGCACCACCGTCTCCGCCGAGCACGTCTCCGGCGCGGCCGAGCCGCTGAACCTCAAGCAGTTCATCTACGAGCTGGACGTCCCGGTCATCGTCGGTGGCTGTGCCACCTACACGGCGGCCCTGCACCTGATGCGCACCGGCGCCGCGGGCGTGCTGGTCGGCTTCGGCGGCGGCGCCGCGCACACCACGCGCAACGTGCTCGGCATCCAGGTCCCGATGGCGACCGCCGTCGCGGACGTGGCCGCTGCCCGCCGCGACTACATGGACGAGTCCGGCGGCCGCTACGTGCACGTCATCGCCGACGGCGGTGTGGGCTGGTCGGGCGACATCCCGAAGGCCGTGGCCTGCGGTGCCGACGCCGTCATGATGGGCTCCCCGCTGGCCCGCGCCACCGACGCGCCCGGCAAGGGCAACCACTGGGGCATGGAGGCCGTCCACGAGGACGTGCCGCGCGGCAAGAAGGTCGACCTCGGCACCGTCGGCACCACCGAGGAGATCCTCACCGGTCCCTCGCACAGCCCGGACGGCTCGATGAACATCTTCGGCGCGCTGCGCCGCTCGATGGCCACCACCGGCTACAGCGAGCTCAAGGAGTTCCAGCGGGTCGAGGTCACCGTCGCGGACTCCCAGCACCGCCGCTGA
- the guaB gene encoding IMP dehydrogenase produces the protein MTDSGSTGVPDKFATLGLTYDDVLLLPGASDMAPNDIDTSSLISRNVRVNIPLLSAAMDKVTEARMAIAMARQGGVGVLHRNLSIADQANQVDLVKRSESGMVSDPITVHPDATLREADELCAKFRISGVPVTDPAGKLLGIVTNRDMAFESDRSRQVREVMTPMPLVTGKVGISGVDAMELLRRHKIEKLPLVDDAGVLKGLITVKDFVKAEKYPNAAKDKEGRLLVGAAVGVAGDAYERAQALIEAGADFIVVDTAHGHSRLVGDMVAKIKSNSAVDVIGGNVATRDGAQALIDAGCDGIKVGVGPGSICTTRVVAGIGVPQVTAIYEASLAAKAAGVPVIGDGGLQYSGDIAKALVAGADTVMLGSLLAGCEESPGELLFINGKQFKSYRGMGSLGAMQSRGDQRSFSKDRYFQEGVGGDDKLIPEGIEGQVPYRGPLSAVVHQLVGGLRQSMFYVGGRTVPELQDNGRFVRITSAGLKESHPHDIQMTVEAPNYSRKG, from the coding sequence ATGACTGACAGCGGTTCGACTGGAGTGCCCGACAAATTCGCCACGCTCGGACTGACCTACGACGACGTGCTGCTGCTGCCGGGCGCATCGGACATGGCGCCGAACGACATCGACACCTCCTCCCTCATCTCCCGCAACGTGCGCGTGAACATCCCGCTGCTGTCCGCGGCCATGGACAAGGTCACCGAGGCCCGCATGGCCATCGCGATGGCCCGCCAGGGCGGCGTCGGCGTGCTGCACCGCAACCTCTCCATCGCGGACCAGGCCAACCAGGTCGACCTCGTCAAGCGCTCCGAGTCGGGCATGGTCAGCGACCCGATCACCGTGCACCCGGACGCGACCCTGCGCGAGGCCGACGAGCTCTGCGCGAAGTTCCGCATCTCCGGCGTCCCGGTCACCGACCCCGCGGGCAAGCTCCTCGGCATCGTCACCAACCGCGACATGGCCTTCGAGTCGGACCGCAGCCGCCAGGTGCGCGAGGTCATGACCCCGATGCCGCTGGTCACCGGCAAGGTCGGCATCTCGGGCGTGGACGCCATGGAGCTGCTGCGCCGCCACAAGATCGAGAAGCTTCCGCTGGTCGACGACGCGGGCGTCCTCAAGGGCCTCATCACGGTCAAGGACTTCGTCAAGGCCGAGAAGTACCCGAACGCCGCCAAGGACAAGGAAGGCCGCCTCCTGGTCGGCGCCGCGGTGGGCGTCGCCGGCGACGCGTACGAGCGCGCCCAGGCCCTGATCGAGGCGGGCGCCGACTTCATCGTCGTCGACACCGCCCACGGCCACTCCCGACTGGTCGGCGACATGGTCGCCAAGATCAAGTCGAACTCCGCGGTCGACGTCATCGGCGGCAACGTCGCGACCCGCGACGGAGCCCAGGCCCTGATCGACGCCGGCTGCGACGGCATCAAGGTGGGCGTCGGCCCCGGCTCCATCTGCACCACCCGCGTCGTCGCCGGCATCGGCGTCCCGCAGGTCACCGCGATCTACGAGGCCTCCCTCGCCGCCAAGGCGGCCGGCGTCCCGGTCATCGGCGACGGCGGTCTGCAGTACTCGGGTGACATCGCCAAGGCCCTGGTCGCCGGCGCCGACACGGTGATGCTCGGCTCCCTGCTCGCCGGTTGCGAGGAGTCCCCGGGCGAGCTGCTCTTCATCAACGGCAAGCAGTTCAAGTCCTACCGCGGCATGGGCTCGCTCGGCGCGATGCAGTCCCGCGGCGACCAGCGCTCCTTCTCCAAGGACCGCTACTTCCAGGAGGGCGTGGGCGGCGACGACAAGCTCATCCCCGAGGGCATCGAGGGCCAGGTGCCCTACCGCGGCCCGCTCTCCGCGGTCGTCCACCAGCTCGTCGGCGGCCTGCGCCAGTCGATGTTCTACGTGGGCGGGCGCACCGTGCCGGAGCTCCAGGACAACGGCCGCTTCGTGCGCATCACCTCGGCGGGCCTCAAGGAGAGCCACCCGCACGACATCCAGATGACCGTCGAGGCACCGAACTACAGCCGCAAGGGCTGA
- a CDS encoding MOSC domain-containing protein, with product MHLISVNVGTAAPSEHTDADSGVTGIGKRPVPGPVRVVAPGDRATGRGSGLEGDAICDRRHHGGDHQAVYAYAREDLDRWERELGRELPDGVFGENFTTSGIDLNTARLGDRWRVGTDLVLEVASARIPCRTFQGALGEAGWVKRFTREARPGAYLRVIEEGSVSPGDAIEVVHRPDHDVTVQLWFRAFTTERALLPRTLAAGDAMEPGAHETVRRYVEKYGAGTGAR from the coding sequence ATGCATCTGATCTCCGTGAACGTCGGCACCGCCGCACCCTCCGAGCACACCGACGCGGACAGCGGGGTGACCGGCATCGGCAAGCGCCCCGTCCCCGGGCCGGTCCGCGTCGTCGCCCCCGGCGACAGGGCCACCGGCCGGGGCAGCGGCCTGGAGGGCGACGCCATCTGCGACCGCCGCCACCACGGCGGCGACCACCAGGCCGTGTACGCGTACGCCCGCGAGGACCTGGACCGGTGGGAGCGGGAGCTGGGCCGCGAGCTGCCGGACGGGGTCTTCGGCGAGAACTTCACGACCTCCGGCATCGACCTGAACACCGCACGGCTCGGCGACCGCTGGCGGGTCGGCACGGACCTCGTCCTGGAGGTGGCCTCGGCCCGCATCCCGTGCCGCACCTTCCAGGGGGCACTGGGCGAGGCGGGCTGGGTCAAGCGGTTCACCCGGGAGGCCCGCCCGGGTGCGTACCTGCGGGTGATCGAGGAGGGTTCGGTCTCCCCCGGCGACGCCATCGAGGTCGTCCACCGCCCGGACCACGACGTGACGGTGCAGCTCTGGTTCCGCGCCTTCACCACCGAGCGCGCGCTGTTGCCGAGGACACTGGCCGCGGGCGACGCGATGGAGCCCGGGGCGCATGAGACGGTGCGCCGGTACGTGGAGAAGTACGGGGCCGGGACCGGGGCGCGGTAG
- a CDS encoding SDR family oxidoreductase: MTTALITGSTAGIGAAFARRLAAQGHNLVLVARDGKHLGEQATELHDLHGIEAEVLVADLSSDEGITAVEKRLDDRTHPVDLLVNNAGFGNKGRYLEVSMADELTMLKVHVEAVLRLTSAAAESMRSRGRGGVINVASVAAFVPRGTYGASKAWVVQFTQGAARDMAGSGVRLMALCPGFVRTEFHQRAGMGTDSIPGWMWLDADKLVAAALADLARGKTVSIPDPRYKALMGVVKLTPRGLLGGVSSRTGRKYGPQ, translated from the coding sequence ATGACGACTGCGTTGATTACGGGATCCACGGCGGGCATCGGCGCCGCCTTCGCCCGGCGGCTGGCCGCCCAGGGGCACAACCTCGTGCTGGTGGCGCGAGACGGCAAGCACCTGGGCGAGCAGGCCACGGAGCTACACGACCTGCATGGCATCGAGGCCGAGGTGCTGGTCGCCGACCTGTCCTCCGACGAGGGCATCACGGCGGTCGAGAAGCGCCTGGACGACCGCACGCACCCGGTGGACCTGCTGGTCAACAACGCGGGATTCGGCAACAAGGGCCGCTACCTCGAGGTCTCCATGGCCGACGAGCTGACCATGCTGAAGGTGCACGTCGAGGCGGTGCTGCGGCTGACCTCGGCGGCGGCCGAGTCGATGCGCTCGCGCGGTCGCGGCGGTGTGATCAACGTGGCCTCGGTGGCCGCGTTCGTACCCCGCGGTACGTACGGCGCCAGCAAGGCCTGGGTCGTGCAGTTCACCCAGGGCGCGGCGCGGGACATGGCGGGGTCCGGGGTCCGGCTGATGGCGCTGTGCCCCGGCTTCGTACGGACGGAGTTCCACCAGCGCGCCGGCATGGGCACGGACAGCATCCCCGGCTGGATGTGGCTGGACGCCGACAAGCTGGTGGCGGCGGCGCTGGCCGATCTGGCGCGGGGGAAGACGGTGTCGATCCCGGACCCGCGGTACAAGGCGCTGATGGGTGTGGTGAAGCTGACGCCGCGCGGGCTGCTGGGCGGGGTGTCCTCGCGCACGGGCCGCAAGTACGGGCCCCAGTAG
- a CDS encoding LysR family transcriptional regulator, giving the protein MIEARHLRVLRAVAGTGSFSAAARELGCTQPAVSQQMKALEQSAGTPLLIRTGREMRLTQAGEALVRHAAGILAGLTAAEEEVAAIAGLRAGRVRLVSFPSGSSTLVPTALAAMRAEHPGTRISLVEAEPPRSVEMLREGDCDLALAFRYGGAAGSAAEWEDLVVRPLLTDRLVGLVPEGHALAGAERVNMAELAGEPWIAGCPRCRRHLVEVCEGAGFTPRIDFATDDYPAVVGLVGAGLGVAVLPELAVESVRAKGVSTLVVEPAVEREVVALTLPDLARVPAVAATLAELERAASR; this is encoded by the coding sequence GTGATCGAGGCACGTCATCTCCGGGTCCTGCGCGCCGTCGCCGGGACCGGGTCCTTCTCCGCCGCCGCGCGCGAACTCGGCTGCACCCAGCCGGCCGTCTCCCAGCAGATGAAGGCGCTGGAGCAGTCGGCCGGCACCCCGCTGCTCATCCGCACCGGCCGGGAGATGCGGCTGACCCAGGCGGGCGAGGCCCTGGTCCGCCACGCCGCGGGGATCCTCGCCGGGCTGACCGCCGCCGAGGAGGAGGTCGCGGCCATCGCGGGGCTGCGCGCGGGCCGGGTGCGTCTGGTGTCCTTCCCCAGCGGCAGCTCCACCCTGGTGCCGACCGCGCTCGCGGCGATGCGCGCCGAACACCCCGGCACCCGTATCTCCCTGGTCGAGGCCGAGCCGCCGCGGTCCGTGGAGATGCTGCGCGAGGGCGACTGCGATCTGGCGCTGGCCTTCCGCTACGGCGGGGCCGCCGGGTCAGCGGCCGAGTGGGAGGACCTCGTGGTGCGGCCGCTGCTGACCGACCGGCTGGTGGGGCTGGTCCCCGAGGGGCACGCGCTGGCCGGGGCGGAGCGCGTGAACATGGCGGAGCTGGCCGGCGAACCCTGGATCGCGGGCTGCCCGCGCTGCCGCCGCCATCTGGTGGAGGTGTGCGAGGGCGCCGGCTTCACCCCGCGCATCGACTTCGCCACCGACGACTACCCGGCGGTGGTCGGCCTGGTCGGCGCGGGGCTGGGCGTGGCGGTGCTGCCGGAGCTCGCGGTGGAGTCCGTACGGGCCAAGGGCGTCAGCACGCTCGTCGTGGAGCCGGCCGTCGAGCGGGAGGTCGTGGCGCTGACCCTGCCCGACCTGGCCCGGGTGCCGGCCGTGGCCGCGACCCTGGCCGAGCTGGAGCGCGCGGCCTCGCGCTGA